A single Antechinus flavipes isolate AdamAnt ecotype Samford, QLD, Australia chromosome 5, AdamAnt_v2, whole genome shotgun sequence DNA region contains:
- the SUN2 gene encoding SUN domain-containing protein 2 isoform X1: protein MMMSRRSQRLSHYYQVDDDGGSSSSSGGSSLTVGQPAAFKDSSPVRALKRKSSSVKHLSPVRLAGPAPSAQSTYYSESVVSETFIGRPRATPGAKTQSSILNDEQLDSDSYWSGDPLVRRRRGTGGTESSKINGLTEGKVTYDTYGSSSGYSSEDDFTGRAAMDQLSPVSALKNAAAQVGAFLWMVITFPGWLFGLLYWWIGTTWYRLTTAASLLDVFVLTRPFSSLKKLFLIVLMMLLLASLAYGAWYFYPYGLQTFHPAVFSWWAAKGGNRREEVWESGDSTPYFQAEQHVLSKIHTLERRLETLSSEYSTQWQKAILEHGELEKGAGGKGLSADNTLTILEGLVSRREAALKEDFRRDMAAHVQEELAMLRAEHRRDLDNLLKRVTQTSQEMESWVLQFKSEWQSLAQEALRENVLKEMGPLEAQLAGLKQELSGLSQKQAAVAQQVDLWPQKMEALRDDVKSHLPTWIRQFLLRNKEALAGLFQLEEVQVQLRELERRILGSVAEEQGRSAREAAANLKLTLRKEGMTGVTEEEVNQIVQQALKRYSEDRIGLVDYALESAGASILSTRCSETYDTKTAVLSLFGVPLWYLTQSPRAILQPDVYPGNCWAFQGPQGYAVIRLAARIRPTAVTLEHVSRTLSPSSDIPSAPREFAVLGLSREYESEGILLGEFTYDKDGDPIQTFQLQGNNTFTYQVVELRIVSNWGHPEYTCIYRFRVHGERVSSN, encoded by the exons atgatgatgtcTCGACGCAGTCAGCGCCTGAGCCATTATTACCAGGTTGATGATGAtggaggcagcagcagcagcagcggagGGAGCTCCCTGACTGTGGGCCAGCCCGCTGCCTTCAAGGACAGCAGCCCCGTGAG GGCTCTGAAGAGGAAGTCGAGCAGTGTGAAGCACCTCTCTCCGGTCCGCCTGGCGGGCCCTGCTCCCAGTGCCCAGAGCACCTATTACAGCGAATCCGTTGTCAGTGAGACTTTCATTGGGAGACCCCGGGCCACCCCAGGGGCCAAAACCCAAAGCTCCATCCTGAACGATGAGCAGCTGGACAGCGATTCCTATTGGA GTGGGGACCCACTGGTGCGGAGGAGGAGAGGCACAGGAGGCACTGAGAGCAGCAAGATTAATGGCCTGACTGAGGGCAAAGTCACCTATGACACCTATGGGTCTTCCTCAGGATACTCCTCCGAGGATGACTTCACAG GGCGGGCAGCTATGGACCAGCTTAGCCCAGTATCCGCCCTCAAGAATGCCGCCGCCCAAGTTGGCGCTTTCCTGTGGATGGTGATCACTTTTCCAG GATGGCTTTTTGGACTGCTCTACTGGTGGATCGGTACCACCTGGTACCGCCTGACCACGGCCGCCTCTCTGCTGGATGTTTTCGTTTTGACCAG ACCCTTTTCCTCTCTGAAGAAGTTGTTCCTGATTGTCTTGATGATGCTGCTTCTGGCTTCTCTGGCTTATG GTGCTTGGTATTTCTACCCCTATGGACTACAGACCTTCCACCCTGCTGTGTTCTCCTGGTGGGCAGCAAAGGGCGGCAACAGGAGAGAGGAGGTGTGGGAATCGGGAGACTCCACCCCATATTTCCAG GCTGAACAACACGTCCTGTCAAAGATTCATACCCTGGAAAGACGCCTGGAAACTCTGTCTTCCGAATACTCTACCCAATGGCAGAAGGCGATCCTGGAGCATGGGGAACTAGAGAAGGGGGCCGGTGGGAAAGGCCTGAGCGCCGACAACACTCTGACCATCCTGGAGGGCCTGGTGAGCCGGCGAGAAGCCGCCCTGAAGGAGGACTTCCGCAGGGACATGGCCGCCCACGTCCAG GAAGAGCTCGCCATGCTCAGGGCAGAACATCGGCGGGATTTGGATAACCTTTTGAAGAGGGTTACTCAGACCTCCCAG GAGATGGAAAGTTGGGTCCTCCAGTTCAAGTCTGAGTGGCAGAG TTTGGCCCAAGAAGCCCTCCGGGAGAACGTGCTGAAGGAGATGGGCCCACTGGAGGCCCAGCTGGCCGGCCTGAAGCAGGAGCTGTCAGGCCTGAGCCAGAAGCAAGCGGCCGTGGCGCAGCAAGTGGACCTTTGGCCGCAGAAGATGGAGGCTTTGCGCGATGAC GTGAAGTCGCACTTGCCAACTTGGATCCGCCAGTTCCTCCTCCGAAACAAGGAGGCTCTGGCCGGGCTCTTCCAGCTGGAGGAGGTTCAGGTCCAACTGCGGGAGCTGGAGCGCAGGATCCTGGGGAGCGTGGCCGAGGAGCAGGGCCGGTCGGCACGTGAAGCCGCCGCCAACCTGAAGCTGACCCTCCGCAAGGAGGGCATGACCGGCGTGACCGAGGAG GAAGTGAACCAGATCGTGCAGCAGGCTCTGAAGCGCTACAGCGAGGACCGCATCGGGTTGGTGGACTACGCCCTGGAGTCGGCAG GCGCCAGCATCCTCAGCACCCGCTGCTCGGAGACTTACGACACGAAGACGGCCGTCCTCAGTCTGTTTGGTGTCCCCTTGTGGTACTTGACTCAGTCCCCAAGAGCCATCCTCCAG CCGGACGTGTACCCCGGCAACTGCTGGGCATTCCAGGGCCCCCAGGGCTACGCCGTGATTCGCCTGGCCGCCCGCATCCGCCCCACCGCGGTCACTTTGGAGCACGTGTCCAGAACCCTGTCCCCCTCGAGCGACATCCCCAGCGCCCCCCGGGAATTTGCTGTCTTA GGACTAAGTAGAGAATACGAGTCAGAGGGGATCCTTCTCGGGGAGTTCACCTACGATAAGGACGGGGATCCCATTCAGACCTTCCAGCTGCAG GGCAACAACACATTCACATACCAGGTAGTTGAGCTTCGGATCGTGAGCAACTGGGGTCACCCGGAGTACACCTGCATCTACCGCTTCCGTGTCCACGGGGAGCGGGTGTCCTCCAATTAG
- the SUN2 gene encoding SUN domain-containing protein 2 isoform X2: MMMSRRSQRLSHYYQVDDDGGSSSSSGGSSLTVGQPAAFKDSSPVRALKRKSSSVKHLSPVRLAGPAPSAQSTYYSESVVSETFIGRPRATPGAKTQSSILNDEQLDSDSYWSGDPLVRRRRGTGGTESSKINGLTEGKVTYDTYGSSSGYSSEDDFTGRAAMDQLSPVSALKNAAAQVGAFLWMVITFPGWLFGLLYWWIGTTWYRLTTAASLLDVFVLTRPFSSLKKLFLIVLMMLLLASLAYGAWYFYPYGLQTFHPAVFSWWAAKGGNRREEVWESGDSTPYFQAEQHVLSKIHTLERRLETLSSEYSTQWQKAILEHGELEKGAGGKGLSADNTLTILEGLVSRREAALKEDFRRDMAAHVQEELAMLRAEHRRDLDNLLKRVTQTSQEMESWVLQFKSEWQSLAQEALRENVLKEMGPLEAQLAGLKQELSGLSQKQAAVAQQVDLWPQKMEALRDDVKSHLPTWIRQFLLRNKEALAGLFQLEEVQVQLRELERRILGSVAEEQGRSAREAAANLKLTLRKEGMTGVTEEEVNQIVQQALKRYSEDRIGLVDYALESAGASILSTRCSETYDTKTAVLSLFGVPLWYLTQSPRAILQPDVYPGNCWAFQGPQGYAVIRLAARIRPTAVTLEHVSRTLSPSSDIPSAPREFAVLHDLSSSLRPAIPSLCFSFSAGTK, from the exons atgatgatgtcTCGACGCAGTCAGCGCCTGAGCCATTATTACCAGGTTGATGATGAtggaggcagcagcagcagcagcggagGGAGCTCCCTGACTGTGGGCCAGCCCGCTGCCTTCAAGGACAGCAGCCCCGTGAG GGCTCTGAAGAGGAAGTCGAGCAGTGTGAAGCACCTCTCTCCGGTCCGCCTGGCGGGCCCTGCTCCCAGTGCCCAGAGCACCTATTACAGCGAATCCGTTGTCAGTGAGACTTTCATTGGGAGACCCCGGGCCACCCCAGGGGCCAAAACCCAAAGCTCCATCCTGAACGATGAGCAGCTGGACAGCGATTCCTATTGGA GTGGGGACCCACTGGTGCGGAGGAGGAGAGGCACAGGAGGCACTGAGAGCAGCAAGATTAATGGCCTGACTGAGGGCAAAGTCACCTATGACACCTATGGGTCTTCCTCAGGATACTCCTCCGAGGATGACTTCACAG GGCGGGCAGCTATGGACCAGCTTAGCCCAGTATCCGCCCTCAAGAATGCCGCCGCCCAAGTTGGCGCTTTCCTGTGGATGGTGATCACTTTTCCAG GATGGCTTTTTGGACTGCTCTACTGGTGGATCGGTACCACCTGGTACCGCCTGACCACGGCCGCCTCTCTGCTGGATGTTTTCGTTTTGACCAG ACCCTTTTCCTCTCTGAAGAAGTTGTTCCTGATTGTCTTGATGATGCTGCTTCTGGCTTCTCTGGCTTATG GTGCTTGGTATTTCTACCCCTATGGACTACAGACCTTCCACCCTGCTGTGTTCTCCTGGTGGGCAGCAAAGGGCGGCAACAGGAGAGAGGAGGTGTGGGAATCGGGAGACTCCACCCCATATTTCCAG GCTGAACAACACGTCCTGTCAAAGATTCATACCCTGGAAAGACGCCTGGAAACTCTGTCTTCCGAATACTCTACCCAATGGCAGAAGGCGATCCTGGAGCATGGGGAACTAGAGAAGGGGGCCGGTGGGAAAGGCCTGAGCGCCGACAACACTCTGACCATCCTGGAGGGCCTGGTGAGCCGGCGAGAAGCCGCCCTGAAGGAGGACTTCCGCAGGGACATGGCCGCCCACGTCCAG GAAGAGCTCGCCATGCTCAGGGCAGAACATCGGCGGGATTTGGATAACCTTTTGAAGAGGGTTACTCAGACCTCCCAG GAGATGGAAAGTTGGGTCCTCCAGTTCAAGTCTGAGTGGCAGAG TTTGGCCCAAGAAGCCCTCCGGGAGAACGTGCTGAAGGAGATGGGCCCACTGGAGGCCCAGCTGGCCGGCCTGAAGCAGGAGCTGTCAGGCCTGAGCCAGAAGCAAGCGGCCGTGGCGCAGCAAGTGGACCTTTGGCCGCAGAAGATGGAGGCTTTGCGCGATGAC GTGAAGTCGCACTTGCCAACTTGGATCCGCCAGTTCCTCCTCCGAAACAAGGAGGCTCTGGCCGGGCTCTTCCAGCTGGAGGAGGTTCAGGTCCAACTGCGGGAGCTGGAGCGCAGGATCCTGGGGAGCGTGGCCGAGGAGCAGGGCCGGTCGGCACGTGAAGCCGCCGCCAACCTGAAGCTGACCCTCCGCAAGGAGGGCATGACCGGCGTGACCGAGGAG GAAGTGAACCAGATCGTGCAGCAGGCTCTGAAGCGCTACAGCGAGGACCGCATCGGGTTGGTGGACTACGCCCTGGAGTCGGCAG GCGCCAGCATCCTCAGCACCCGCTGCTCGGAGACTTACGACACGAAGACGGCCGTCCTCAGTCTGTTTGGTGTCCCCTTGTGGTACTTGACTCAGTCCCCAAGAGCCATCCTCCAG CCGGACGTGTACCCCGGCAACTGCTGGGCATTCCAGGGCCCCCAGGGCTACGCCGTGATTCGCCTGGCCGCCCGCATCCGCCCCACCGCGGTCACTTTGGAGCACGTGTCCAGAACCCTGTCCCCCTCGAGCGACATCCCCAGCGCCCCCCGGGAATTTGCTGTCTTA CATGATCTCTCCTCCAGCCTCCGCCCAGCCATCCCCTCcctctgcttttccttctctgcAGGGACTAAGTAG